A genome region from Anaerolineae bacterium includes the following:
- a CDS encoding sugar phosphate isomerase/epimerase, with amino-acid sequence MKPALFTVSYGGYWGQARLSLPEVLRKAKQLGYPAVEIMGKRPHLSVVDVGIEEARDLRRQADDLGLEVATVAAYTNFTGGLESREVPFVEVQLAYLRRLAELGEILGAKIMRVFTGYFTDQLTYTAQWNTCVDAVREAAGIVAQHGIVLGVQNHHDIGVSAESYEDFLDAVGHENCKAMFDAWSIALHDSDLYYWARKLAPRMVQTTVADYVKHPRWHLVGNVTNYERWLPDALLMVPMGDGFIDYDAFFRGLKEGGFDGYVAYEMCWPIRGGGSIESLDACASKSLQEIKRLIGA; translated from the coding sequence ATGAAACCAGCCCTGTTCACTGTGAGCTACGGCGGCTATTGGGGTCAGGCGCGACTGAGCCTGCCCGAGGTGCTGCGGAAAGCTAAGCAGCTTGGCTACCCCGCCGTGGAGATCATGGGCAAGCGTCCCCATCTATCGGTGGTGGATGTCGGCATCGAAGAGGCAAGAGACTTGCGGCGCCAGGCAGACGACCTGGGCCTGGAGGTTGCCACTGTCGCAGCCTATACCAACTTCACCGGTGGCCTGGAGAGCCGGGAGGTCCCCTTCGTCGAGGTCCAGCTGGCCTACCTTAGGCGCCTGGCCGAGCTGGGCGAGATCCTGGGCGCCAAGATCATGCGGGTGTTCACCGGCTACTTCACCGACCAGCTCACCTACACCGCCCAGTGGAACACGTGCGTGGACGCAGTGCGGGAAGCGGCTGGCATCGTCGCTCAGCACGGCATCGTCCTCGGAGTGCAGAACCATCACGACATCGGCGTAAGCGCCGAGTCCTATGAGGACTTCCTCGATGCCGTGGGGCACGAAAACTGCAAGGCCATGTTCGACGCCTGGAGCATCGCCCTGCACGACAGCGACCTGTACTACTGGGCCAGGAAGCTGGCTCCCAGAATGGTGCAGACCACCGTGGCCGACTACGTCAAGCACCCGCGCTGGCACCTGGTGGGCAACGTCACCAACTACGAACGCTGGCTTCCCGACGCCCTCCTGATGGTGCCCATGGGCGACGGCTTCATAGACTACGACGCCTTCTTCCGCGGGCTGAAGGAAGGCGGTTTCGATGGCTACGTCGCTTACGAGATGTGCTGGCCCATACGCGGCGGTGGAAGCATCGAGAGCCTCGACGCCTGCGCCAGCAAGAGCCTGCAGGAGATCAAGCGGCTCATCGGCGCCTGA
- a CDS encoding DMT family transporter translates to MAALIGTIIAFVTFGVVLKLLAVHHQPPTPVAFVNYAFAAAVTGTLALLSPESAGGPPVWVLGGVAGAAFVSGFFLNHRAVQQVGLSVAQPIASLAVALPILASVVLWNERPTPAQVAAVLVVCPALVLLGSANPGSQPPPAASQSRLQPGDRTGPGPAGDTPLPGAVGGGRRTWGTLVALFLVQGAVMLAPKALEELGYGGYRWGYLGVLFTVAAAGAGLRWSRTREELTPRLAWLGVVFGTANVAATVLLLAALGSLPGIVVYPATSVGSMVLAGVVGITVWSERPGRRALAGMALAVPSVFLLSA, encoded by the coding sequence GTGGCTGCCCTCATCGGGACCATCATCGCGTTCGTCACTTTCGGCGTTGTCCTCAAGTTGTTGGCGGTCCATCACCAGCCCCCCACTCCGGTGGCCTTTGTCAACTACGCCTTCGCGGCTGCGGTCACAGGCACGCTGGCTTTGCTTTCCCCGGAGTCGGCCGGCGGGCCGCCGGTGTGGGTTCTCGGCGGGGTGGCCGGGGCGGCTTTCGTGTCTGGCTTCTTCCTCAACCACCGGGCCGTCCAGCAGGTCGGGCTCTCCGTGGCCCAGCCCATCGCCAGCCTGGCCGTGGCTTTGCCCATCCTGGCCTCGGTAGTCCTCTGGAACGAGCGACCTACTCCAGCCCAAGTCGCCGCAGTCTTGGTGGTCTGCCCGGCGTTGGTGCTGCTGGGGTCGGCCAACCCCGGTTCCCAGCCTCCGCCAGCGGCATCGCAGAGCCGATTGCAGCCAGGCGACCGCACCGGTCCTGGCCCCGCGGGCGACACACCGCTCCCCGGAGCCGTAGGCGGCGGGCGAAGGACCTGGGGCACGCTTGTGGCCCTGTTTCTGGTGCAGGGTGCGGTCATGCTGGCACCGAAAGCACTGGAAGAGTTGGGCTATGGCGGTTACCGCTGGGGATACCTCGGCGTGCTCTTCACGGTGGCCGCAGCGGGCGCCGGACTCCGTTGGTCTAGGACCAGAGAGGAACTGACGCCCAGGCTCGCCTGGCTGGGCGTCGTCTTTGGCACCGCCAATGTGGCGGCGACCGTGCTTCTCCTCGCCGCTTTGGGCTCTCTGCCGGGCATCGTAGTCTATCCGGCCACCAGTGTGGGCTCGATGGTGCTCGCAGGCGTAGTCGGCATCACCGTGTGGTCTGAGCGTCCGGGAAGGCGAGCCCTCGCTGGGATGGCCCTGGCGGTGCCATCGGTCTTCCTGCTTAGCGCCTGA